Below is a genomic region from Rouxiella chamberiensis.
AAAGACATGAAATCGATTTTCCATTTACGCGTATTTCGCAAACATCTGGGCATGTATCTCTGCGGTTTCGGTGCGGAATGGCTATTTGCCTCACTCTTTACCTACTTCATCATTTTCGTTCTGCAATACGATCCCGGTATGGTCGCAGGATTAAACAGCCTGAACTCGCTCCTGCAACTGTTTTCTACCGCCATCTTTATCGGACTCTGTGTGAAGAGAGGCTTTAGCAAACCCTATATTCTCGCACTCGCAATTGTGGTGTTTTCGGTAACCTGCTACAGCCTGCTTTACTTTCTGCATCTGCCGCAACAATACGCGACGGCGGCCATGCTGGCGATTACCGTGGTTTTTGGTATAGGAACGGGCGGCGTCTATTACATTCCGTGGACGGTTTACACTTTTCTGGCCGATATCGATGAAGTGTTTACGGGCCGCCGCCGTGAAGGGATTTATGCGGGTGCCATGACCTTCTCGGGTAAGCTGATGCGGTCGGTCATTGTTTTCAGCATGGGCGCGATATTGAGTCTCTATGGCTTTCAATCGAAATCCCTTTCGCAGCCTGAAAGCGCGGTCACGGCGATTGCCGTGGTGTTCAGCGTGGGCGTGATGGGTCTGGCATTGATGGGCATGGTGTTCAGTTATCAAATGAAACTGAATCGCAAGGCACATCTCGTCGTGCTCGGAGAAGTCGCCAGAATCAAGGCGGGCGGCCATCTCATGATGATAAAACCCGAAGTGCGCGCAGTTATTGAAGAGCTGGTGGGGTATTCCTACGAGCAGTGCTGGGGCAACAGCAACGTGTGCCGCAGCATTTTCGACACCCCTGCCGTGGACGTTGGCGAGCCGGAAACCCTTGAACGCTCCGCCCGGCATCTTTAAAGGGGGCGGGAGCACTGTGTAGACTTTTACCTCGACCCGCCGTGTCTCGCCGCCCGGGAACGACAGGGCGAGGCGCGCGTTAGACAGTGATTTCAGGACTCCTGATGCAGAGACTGCATGACGCGGGCATGTTCTTCGGGGCCGAGACAGACAAAACTCGGCAGCATGTCATTCGCCGCCTGTTTCAAGCTTTCAATCAAGGTATAAATGCTGGGCCGCGGCGGTTTTGACTGCGGCGTGATAACCCCAAAATAGTAAGGAATTTCAACATCCAGCTCGCGAAGTACCACA
It encodes:
- a CDS encoding MFS transporter; the protein is MIAEKPILFRHQLAYGGGNLLGSGALAIAGIWLLYFYTTFCGLTLLEASAIFSIASIIDALSNPLMGYLSDNFGKTRLGKRFGRRRFFILLGIPLMLFYPLLWIDGFGFWYYLTTYVIFELIYTSVMVPYETLATEMTTDFSARSRLTGYKAIFGKIANFLAALIPGQFILLYGKSSPAPFFYTAVTYGVILCIAIAVLYLSSWERPVEETTPVDERKMTLTKTLTTLVKDMKSIFHLRVFRKHLGMYLCGFGAEWLFASLFTYFIIFVLQYDPGMVAGLNSLNSLLQLFSTAIFIGLCVKRGFSKPYILALAIVVFSVTCYSLLYFLHLPQQYATAAMLAITVVFGIGTGGVYYIPWTVYTFLADIDEVFTGRRREGIYAGAMTFSGKLMRSVIVFSMGAILSLYGFQSKSLSQPESAVTAIAVVFSVGVMGLALMGMVFSYQMKLNRKAHLVVLGEVARIKAGGHLMMIKPEVRAVIEELVGYSYEQCWGNSNVCRSIFDTPAVDVGEPETLERSARHL